Proteins found in one Fusarium oxysporum Fo47 chromosome V, complete sequence genomic segment:
- a CDS encoding uncharacterized protein (of unknown function-domain containing protein) translates to MKKWHPQSRRLFGAKLRPRSMIIIVFAMLAAYYLLFAPSTSIQVVPSNSKGPASPPPPVTGNGEPDTEDQYGAIHRELWELTAEDLKDWHDPTDGEDPNDIEPGFETDGKERGFGDLGKLQHEKDMRKEWRHAYSVTSNFPHSNLIYGKTLANLENQEARPEEFSVDLKFDPDADVEYSSEKPVRYDPYPKYNSAAWKDAGYAQYFPCKGATGEPVEDLLVFKGRPREWPLPRFGSYDALNMDPNLCWERETRLGPYGLHRQFKKVGGEPQPLNFDNVNWGDLQRMCLHRNAQRFDMNRERVNEYLNMYPETVIGPQLPEEPQQIQEPAPAQMAKRDAPLEPEPKSTPVSTNPGIAPALTNPEAISQFASPQKHPRSPRNPTTGYVSEPRTAILLRSYTGKDYTENDKQNIRSLISELSLKTGGQYEVFLLVQVKDTNLRIFEDDDVYQTVLSQSVPPEFRSMTILWNDDIVWKLYPKLTDPESKNVHTAQWLSVQKFSQDYPQFDFVWNWEMDFRFTGHHYHLLDKLGEFAKKQPRKGMWERNERWYIPTFHGGYDDEFRQDIEKRYGDNTIWGAPEFPFINPIGPKPPVASPSQDNYEWGVGEDADVVTVSPMFNPINSNWVIANQVWGYNDSTHKSQDIPRRTTIVTQSRVSKKLLNIMHVENLRGNHVASEMTPQTVALLHGLKAVYAPHPVFMDRDWKGKFLNKWFNPGENGECGGRGSPMGWGRERRYIGSTWYYRAIPPNRLYNNWMGWHDTGIGGPQWEEKHGRPCLPPIMLHQVKNTEPTSDNHETTFELAYG, encoded by the exons ATGAAGAAATGGCATCCGCAAAGCCGCCGCTTGTTCGGCGCCAAGCTGCGGCCGAGATCTATGATAATAATTGTCTTTGCTATGCTTGCTGCCTACTACCTCCTGTTTGCGCCCAGCACCAGTATCCAGGTGGTCCCTTCCAACTCAAAAGGCCCAGCTTCGCCACCACCACCCGTTACTGGAAATGGAGAGCCTGATACCGAAGACCAATACGGCGCCATCCACCGAGAACTCTGGGAACTCACGGCTGAGGACCTCAAGGACTGGCATGATCCCACCGATGGCGAGGACCCCAATGATATCGAGCCCGGATTTGAGACTGATGGAAAGGAAAGAGGTTTTGGAGATCTGGGCAAGCTCCAACATGAGAAGGATATGAGAAAAGAATGGAGACACGCTTATTCTGTTACTTCTAA CTTTCCCCATTCAAATCTCATCTATGGAAAGACCTTGGCGAATTTGGAGAACCAAGAGGCTCGGCCCGAAGAATTCAGCGTTGATCTCAAGTTTGACCCAGATGCCGACGTGGAATACAGCTCTGAAAAGCCAGTTCGCTATGACCCTTACCCAAAGTACAACAGTGCCGCATGGAAAGACGCTGGGTACGCCCAGTATTTTCCATGCAAGGGTGCAACTGGGGAACCCGTCGAGGATCTGCTCGTATTCAAAGGTAGGCCTCGCGAATGGCCTCTACCTCGATTTGGTAGCTACGATGCTTTGAATATGGATCCTAACCTCTGCTGGGAGCGTGAGACTCGACTTGGCCCCTATGGGCTGCATCGCCAGTTCAAAAAGGTTGGCGGCGAACCGCAGCCACTCAACTTCGATAACGTCAACTGGGGAGACCTTCAACGAATGTGCCTCCATAGAAATGCCCAGCGGTTTGATATGAACCGAGAGCGTGTCAACGAATACCTCAACATGTATCCCGAAACTGTCATTGGCCCACAATTACCAGAGGAACCTCAACAAATCCAAGAGCCCGCTCCAGCACAGATGGCAAAGCGAGATGCTCCCCTGGAGCCAGAGCCCAAGAGTACCCCTGTCTCGACGAACCCAGGCATCGCGCCTGCCCTGACCAACCCTGAAGCTATCAGCCAGTTCGCAAGTCCACAGAAACATCCAAGAAGCCCCAGGAATCCAACAACCGGCTATGTTTCAGAGCCTCGAACTGCTATCCTTCTTCGATCTTACACTGGCAAGGATTATACAGAAAACGACAAGCAAAATATTCGTTCACTAATATCCGAACTGTCTCTAAAGACAGGCGGTCAGTACGAGGTCTTTCTGCTGGTGCAAGTCAAGGATACAAACCTCCGCATCTTTGAAGACGACGATGTCTACCAGACTGTCCTCTCGCAGAGCGTTCCTCCTGAGTTCCGCAGTATGACAATTCTCTGGAACGATGACATTGTTTGGAAGCTTTATCCAAAACTGACAGATCCCGAATCGAAGAACGTCCACACTGCACAGTGGCTTTCTGTTCAGAAATTTAGCCAAGACTACCCACAGTTTGATTTTGTCTGGAACTGGGAGATGGATTTCCGTTTCACTGGTCATCACTACCACCTCTTGGATAAGCTTGGAGAAttcgccaagaagcagccTCGAAAAGGCATGTGGGAGAGAAACGAGCGATGGTATATCCCGACATTCCACGGAGGTTATGACGACGAGTTTCGCCAGGACATTGAGAAACGGTACGGCGATAATACTATTTGGGGCGCCCCTGAATTTCCTTTTATCAACCCCATTGGGCCCAAGCCTCCCGTTGCGAGTCCCAGTCAGGACAACTACGAGTGGGGGGTTGGTGAAGATGCCGATGTTGTCACTGTCTCTCCCATGttcaaccccatcaacagCAACTGGGTCATTGCTAATCAAGTTTGGGGCTACAATGACTCAACTCACAAGTCGCAAGATATTCCCAGGCGAACCACAATCGTCACTCAGTCTCGAGTGTCGAAGAAGCTACTGAACATCATGCACGTTGAGAATCTTCGTGGCAACCATGTCGCCTCCGAGATGACACCACAAACAGTCGCTCTCCTACACGGCCTCAAGGCAGTCTATGCTCCTCATCCGGTTTTCATGGACCGTGACTGGAAGGGCAAATTTCTCAACAAGTGGTTCAACCCTGGCGAGAATGGAGAATGTGGCGGCCGCGGAAGCCCTATGGGCTGGGGACGAGAGCGAAGATACATTGGTTCAACTTGGTACTACCGGGCGATACCGCCCAACCGACTGTACAACAATTGGATGGGCTGGCATGATACAGGCATCGGTGGCCCGCAGTGGGAAGAGAAGCATGGACGACCATGCTTACCCCCAATTATGCTTCACCAAGTCAAGAATACGGAGCCAACCAGTGATAATCATGAAACCACCTTTGAGTTAGCCTACGGTTAA
- a CDS encoding MRC1-like domain-containing protein, giving the protein MATPPRASSRFSKGGTPEPLSPQSRFKAQLAALESSDDETFSSNQYTDNNSKNHLDLPTQTIPDQETSDESDNDIIRPRGKLAARMQGTWRQKESGNTSLQKETTGDCIEKIYEPEEKATEEVEKADNVDMPDVESQEDDAPAARRRLVRKAPSSPASKRTPRGSSPTLFVSSPLRPSPTRSMHSGSDSEGDMPTLKSDRFKAKLERRRQKRRDEDAAKEEKEAEKRAKQQKVAQEMEKMVSDGDNSSITDDEGGRRLTQAERPSARKASKKAIEEMKRETQRMSRNMQLVHEAKTRKKITKNSLFERFNFRPAGESEPKVTSSSRVPTPHSDVEMQGVDTPPSSPPASKETATAVTGPETAAGDNEFDLPTIDSLAETTKLKPDKGKGKAVETPTEQEQPVQNPRRQFRVKLPPMRANVTMVDSDDELEITTTTKDKIRAVFDMAPTKKAQEPSSVQALRALAQLKSPGKETRRKNENYGMTAGELQAYLYQKARQQAKVERDRRVDLLKAQGVVIQTAEERERQMQDAEDIVARARVEAQMIRQKEKAAAKKEAKENGEVDPLAWDDSEDDEYQASGNEADGEGSVVELSGSEDEEEVSDEEQPDGNNMVEVEARDGESGASADENDETTLIASQDVQDDIEEFPATRHRRLRKPIVLSDEEEDTVEMTPRPKATVQMSPTVPNTQSPTAPRSVLRSAKKNFIPGLPVQGPAGLGLTQIFAGTMDDSQMNSANGPTQSLMPDFDHFPDSNFSATMDEPMEDMIIDSQKNDSQKNTQDIALDLSQSQMRGLDSLLREESTQISEMIDFTQDGGLQDQTPLKNRFVEAPVSTTETMLVDHDDPTQASPLVRRGRLRRRIETSQRIQETPEPASAEKTDNVFEALKEGAKNEHKKRLQTEFDHKNSKAKEMVQEQAEESEDEYAGLGGADGEDSDNESAASLKDIIDDTAGNDIDGAKLAALYAAREQAEDEKQVEKLFKDITTGMLRRKRGAGYDLDDSDDDGEARRRMKRRQFAKMQKALFSDERVKKIAENPGNQAFLRTIEDRGSDDEMDFLDAPQEIVESSQSQSQDESSEAQTVPDSQPQKVLGPADNRFPGYLRRTKDGKKPSNIGEVRETLSDLLEEPHGSVIPATEVGSDSEGEENTTTETRSDKENDISNPRRGRVAVVDRISLKRSGSLNVSTGRLAFATASNSSFKVPALLRRATTNSFVSGTVSTTSSGSPAPASGFGEEAKIKKGATKKSGVHAFARDSERRAKLEQNERKREERKIKGAERRVGVVGGLLGKGSFE; this is encoded by the exons ATGGCTACTCCCCCACGAGCTTCCTCCCGCTTCTCAAAGGGTGGAACTCCCGAACCACTTTCACCACAGTCCAGATTTAAAGCGCAACTTGCAGCTCTTGAGAGCAGTGACGACGAAACATTCTCTTCAAACCAATACACAGACAACAACTCAAAAAATCACCTCGACCTACCAACACAGACCATACCTGATCAAGAAACGTCCGATGAATCGGATAATGATATAATTAGGCCACGAGGCAAGCTGGCGGCTAGGATGCAAGGGACATGGCGACAAAAGGAGTCCGGGAATACGTCTTTGCAAAAAGAAACCACTGGGGACTGCATAGAGAAGATTTACGAGCCAGAGGAGAAGGCGACTGAAGAAGTGGAGAAGGCAGACAATGTTGACATGCCCGATGTTGAATCGCAAGAAGATGACGCTCCTGCTGCACGCCGAAGATTAGTTCGCAAGGCACCTTCGTCGCCAGCCTCAAAACGCACCCCTCGTGGTTCCAGCCCAACACTTTTCGTATCATCACCTCTTCGCCCTTCGCCAACCCGATCGATGCATAGTGGCTCTGATTCTGAGGGTGACATGCCTACCCTCAAATCCGATCGCTTTAAAGCGAAGCTGGAGCGCCGCAGACAAAAGAGGCGTGACGAAGACGCCgctaaagaagaaaaagaggccGAAAAACGTGCAAAACAACAGAAAGTCGCACAGGAGATGGAAAAGATGGTCTCGGATGGCGATAATTCCAGTATTACCGACGATGAAGGCGGCCGACGACTAACACAGGCCGAGCGACCCAGTGCTCGTAAAGCCAGCAAGAAGGCCAtcgaggagatgaagagagaaaCTCAGAGAATGTCGAGAAATATGCAGTTGGTACATGAAGCCAAGACACGAAAGAAGATTACCAAGAACAGTTTATTTGAGCGTTTCAACTTTCGCCCAGCAGGTGAATCAGAACCAAAGGTTACCAGCTCGAGCAGGGTCCCAACACCACACAGCGATGTTGAGATGCAGGGTGTCGATACACCACCGAGTTCTCCGCCAGCTTCCAAAGAGACTGCCACTGCCGTTACAGGCCCAGAAACTGCTGCTGGTGACAATGAATTCGACTTGCCAACTATAGACAGTCTGGCTGAGACAACCAAGCTCAAGCCAGATAAAGGAAAGGGAAAGGCCGTGGAGACTCCAACCGAACAGGAACAGCCCGTTCAAAACCCGAGGCGCCAATTTCGAGTCAAGCTTCCACCTATGAGAGCCAACGTGACCATGGTGGATTCGGATGACGAGTTAGAGATCAcaaccaccaccaaggacaagattCGAGCTGTATTCGACATGGCGCCAACAAAGAAAGCACAAGAACCCAGTTCCGTTCAGGCGCTACGCGCCCTTGCCCAACTAAAATCTCCCGGCAAGGAGACAAGGCGAAAGAACGAAAACTACGGCATGACAGCAGGCGAACTCCAGGCCTATCTATACCAGAAGGCTCGGCAGCAAGCTAAGGTAGAGCGTGACCGCAGAGTTGATCTGCTAAAGGCTCAAGGTGTCGTTATTCAGACCGCAGAGGAGCGGGAACGTCAGATGCAAGACGCTGAGGACATTGTCGCTAGGGCAAGAGTGGAGGCACAGATGATTAGGCAAAAAGAGAAAGCAgccgccaagaaggaagcgaAGGAGAATGGCGAAGTTGACCCCTTGGCCTGGGATGACAGCGAGGACGACGAGTATCAGGCATCTGGAAACGAAGCTGATGGAGAAGGATCAGTTGTTGAGTTGTCCGGatctgaggatgaagaggaagttAGTGACGAGGAGCAACCAGATGGCAATAACATGGTGGAAGTCGAGGCTCGAGATGGAGAGTCTGGGGCCTCCGctgatgagaatgatgaaACAACTCTTATCGCCAGTCAAGATGTTCAAGACGATATCGAAGAGTTCCCTGCTACGAGACATAGACGACTGCGAAAGCCTATTGTTCTTtccgacgaggaggaggacaCAGTCGAAATGACACCCAGACCAAAAGCTACTGTCCAGATGTCACCAACAGTCCCAAACACCCAATCTCCAACTGCACCTAGATCAGTCCTCCGCtcagcaaagaagaactttatCCCTGGTTTGCCGGTGCAGGGGCCGGCTGGTCTCGGCCTCACGCAGATATTCGCTGGTACCATGGACGACAGCCAAATGAATTCTGCCAACGGTCCAACCCAATCGTTGATGCCCGATTTTGATCATTTTCCCGACTCCAACTTCTCTGCGACCATGGACGAGCCCATGGAGGACATGATCATAGACAGTCAAAAGAATGACAGCCAAAAGAATACTCAAGACATCGCCCTCGACCTTTCTCAGTCTCAGATGCGCGGCCTGGACAGCTTGCTTCGGGAAGAGAGCACTCAAATTTCCGAAATGATTGATTTCACTCAGGATGGTGGGCTCCAAGACCAAACACCCTTAAAGAACAGATTCGTCGAGGCACCAGTTTCGACTACGGAGACTATGTTGGTCGATCACGACGACCCGACCCAAGCTTCACCACTCGTCCGACGTGGCCGCCTTCGTCGCAGAATAGAGACATCTCAACGCATTCAGGAAACACCAGAGCCGGCATCTGCAGAGAAGACTGATAATGTCTTTGAAGCGTTGAAGGAGGGTGCCAAGAACGAACATAAGAAACGCCTCCAAACCGAGTTTGACCACAAGAACAGCAAGGCAAAAGAGATGGTTCAGGAACAAGCTGAGGAATCCGAAGATGAATATGCTGGGCTGGGTGGTGCAGATGGCGAGGACAGTGACAATGAGTCTGCCGCTTCACTCAAAGACATCATAGACGACACTGCTGGTAACGATATTGACGGAGCCAAACTCGCTGCTTTATATGC CGCTCGAGAACaggcagaagatgagaagcaggTCGAGAAGCTTTTCAAGGACATCACGACTGGCATGCTTCGCCGTAAACGAGGTGCAGGCTACGACCTTGACGATTCagacgatgatggcgaggCTCGTCGTCGAATGAAGCGTCGACAGTTTGCTAAAATGCAGAAGGCTCTATTTTCCGACGAACGTGTCAAGAAGATAGCCGAGAACCCCGGTAATCAGGCCTTCTTACGAACGATCGAGGATCGTggcagtgatgatgaaatggaCTTTTTGGATGCACCGCAGGAGATTGTTGAGTCCTCACAGTCCCAGTCTCAGGACGAAAGCAGCGAGGCTCAGACTGTTCCTGACAGCCAACCTCAGAAGGTTCTCGGCCCTGCGGATAACAGGTTCCCTGGCTATCTGCGTAGGaccaaggatggcaagaagccCTCTAACATTGGTGAAGTTCGCGAGACTTTGTCCGATCTGCTGGAAGAACCCCATGGTTCAGTTATCCCTGCAACTGAAGTCGGGTCAGACAGCGAAGGCGAAGAAAATACTACCACAGAAACTCGCAGCGATAAGGAGAATGATATTTCTAACCCCCGCCGTGGCCGTGTCGCTGTCGTTGATCGCATCAGTCTCAAACGCAGTGGTTCTTTGAACGTTAGCACTGGCCGCCTTGCCTTTGCAACAGCATCAAACTCCTCATTCAAAGTCCCCGCTCTGCTTCGCCGTGCCACTACAAATTCATTTGTATCTGGTACAGTCTCTACCACAAGCTCTGGTTCGCCAGCACCAGCGAGCGGATTTGGtgaggaggccaagatcaagaagggAGCCACCAAGAAGAGCGGTGTACATGCTTTTGCTCGTGATAGCGAGAGACGAGCAAAGCTGGAGCAGAATGAGcgaaagagagaagaaagaaagattAAAGGGGCAGAGAGGAGAGTCGGAGTCGTGGGTGGCTTATTGGGTAAGGGTTCATTTGAATAA
- a CDS encoding ABC1 family-domain-containing protein, with protein sequence MNALSVSAFANRIATRSWTCSTCRSQLVRSKPFRDFSARGFASRRGSRKSNGHKSGPKRPLLYASAGVGTVGATALAFTDDIKSSYEAAERTGRVAVALAVCINDYRTTLNARETIADHDEQESMLKACHKRCAERTLVVLEKNGGIFIKLGQHLSAMNYLLPSEWTNTFIPLQDKCPVSSLESIEDMFRKDTGEELWDYFSDFAPEPIGAASLAQVHLASIKGSNQKVAVKVQHPELEAWAPLDLALTRYTFSTLKRFFPEYDLEWLSSEMDVSLPKELDFQEEANNARRMKEHFAKIPQLPLIIPEVIWAKKRIIVMACEAGSRLDDLDYLDKNGIDRDEVSATLARIFNEMIFGDGAPLHCDPHGGNIAIRKNNARRGLGRGPNFDVILYDHGLYRDIELPLRRSYAKMWLAVIDGDMDRMKKYAHEVAGIEDKDFPLFASAITGRDYSIVSKSGSILETRTADEQKTMSGALQEGLIVDLVQLLSRVPRIILLILKTNDLTRSLDENLQTRQGPIRSFMILARYCTKTVFHEKLEEIGQNGSFLWPFNAVRVFAAWVGFMRVEIKLEAFELWLFTKRMLGLGSLEFSGAALQK encoded by the exons ATGAACGCCTTATCTGTTTCGGCCTTTGCGAATCGCATCGCCACTCGATCATGGACCTGTTCGACTTGTAGAAGTCAGTTGGTCCGAAGTAAGCCCTTTCGAGATTTCAGCGCAAGAGGTTTCGCATCGCGGAGAGGCTCGAGGAAAAGCAATGGTCACAAGTCCGGCCCTAAACGACCGCTGTTATATGCCTCGGCTGGTGTTGGTACTGTAGGCGCGACCGCGCTTGCATTCACCGACGACATCAAGAGTAGTTATGAGGCGGCGGAACGTACAGGCAGAGTTGCGGTTGCGCTCGCCGTGTGTATCAACGA TTACCGAACAACATTAAACGCCAGAGAAACGATAGCGGACCATGATGAACAGGAGAGCATGCTAAAGGCATGTCACAAACGATGCGCCGAACGGACCCTCGTTGTGTTGGAAAAGAATGGCGGTATCTTTATCAAACTCGGCCAGCATCTG AGCGCCATGAATTACCTTTTACCATCCGAATGGACAAACACTTTCATCCCCCTGCAGGACAAGTGCCCTGTATCTTCACTTGAGTCGATCGAGGATATGTTTCGCAAGGATACAGGAGAAGAGCTTTGGGACTATTTCTCCGATTTCGCCCCGGAACCAATTGGTGCTGCCTCTCTTGCTCAGGTACATCTGGCATCCATCAAGGGGTCAAATCAGAAGGTTGCGGTCAAGGTTCAACATCCTGAGCTCGAAGCATGGGCACCCCTGGATCTAGCGCTTACCCGGTACACGTTTTCGACTCTGAAACGATTTTTCCCCGAATATGATCTTGAGTGGCTCTCTTCTGAGATGGATGTTTCTCTTCCTAAAGAACTTGACTTCCAAGAAGAGGCTAACAATGCCCGACGTATGAAGGAGCACTTCGCTAAGATTCCACAGCTACCCCTGATTATCCCCGAGGTCATCTGGGCTAAGAAGCGAATCATTGTTATGGCGTGCGAAGCGGGAAGTAGACTCGACGATCTGGACTATTTGGATAAGAACGGTATTGACCGAGATGAAGTATCTGCCACGTTAGCGCGTATCTTCAACGAAATGatctttggtgatggtgcACCCCTGCACTGTGATCCTCACGGTGGCAATATTGCAATCCGCAAGAACAATGCCCGCCGGGGCCTTGGACGAGGTCCTAACTTTGATGTGATTTTATATGATCATGGTCTCTACCGCGACATTGAGCTTCCTTTGCGAAGGTCATACGCCAAGATGTGGCTTGCGGTTATTGATGGCGATATGGATAGAATGAAGAAATATGCACATGAGGTTGCCGGTATAGAGGACAAGGACTTCCCGCTCTTTGCTTCAGCAATTACTGGTCGAGACTACAGCATTGTTAGCAAGTCTGGATCTATCCTCGAGACTCGGACAGCGGATGAGCAAAAGACAATGAGCGGGGCTCTGCAGGAGGGTCTCATTGTCGACCTCGTGCAGCTTCTCAGCCGCGTGCCTCGTATCATCCTTCTAATTCTCAAGACAAATGATCTAACCCGAAGCCTGGACGAGAACCTCCAGACACGGCAGGGTCCCATCCGTTCGTTCATGATCCTCGCACGATATTGCACCAAGACCGTATTCcacgagaagcttgaagagatCGGTCAAAACGGATCATTCCTCTGGCCGTTCAATGCTGTGCGAGTGTTTGCTGCATGGGTTGGTTTCATGCGCGTGGAGATCAAGTTAGAGGCCTTTGAACTTTGGCTATTTACCAAGAGAATGTTGGGTCTAGGCAGCTTAGAGTTTTCAGGTGCGGCGTTACAAAAGTGA
- a CDS encoding Pex19 protein family-domain-containing protein, giving the protein MGVDKDTEVALKEEATEGLKEAVKEGVKDEVKEDKKDDIEDTTDLKAEAEVDAAASSHTLMPDAPTAHTPASSLSLATPPLDSKPQNAASHEASAGDAAPDDAVPQDSSSKAAAQQPVPQEAVATTEAVAEKTDALPTPVPNAAITVDEMDEVPDPDEDDLDDLDDMLEEFSTVKLDQTKPPGAAAGSSKPEAPKGSASGKQPEVEDAFSEDEFAKQLQAGMADLLGELEQSPDMQAQFEDIFKHIAAAEGAGDAPPPSTSKGPSSQAPPEDASFQDTIKRTMERMQASGDQATAAAASGSADDFMSEMLKQLSSGDLGNLGGDGSEEEFSKMLMGMMEQLTNKEILYEPMKELDEKFPEWLIKNRDSTPKEDLKRYEEQQSIVREIVAKFEEKTYSDSNATDREFIVDKMQKMQAAGSPPSDLVGDMQSAQDALNPGDEACNPQ; this is encoded by the exons ATGGGCGTGGACAAAGACACGGAAGTCGCCTTGAAGGAGGAGGCCACGGAGGGACTCAAAGAGGCTGTTAAAGAGGGTGTGAAAGATGAGGTGAaagaggacaagaaggatgatATTGAGGATACCACAGACCTCaaggccgaggccgaggttgATGCTGCTGCCTCATCTCACACTCTCATGCCTGATGCTCCAACCGCTCATACTCCGGCCTCTAGTCTTTCCCTAGCGACTCCTCCTCTAGATTCAAAGCCTCAAAATGCTGCCTCACACGAGGCTTCTGCCGGAGATGCTGCTCctgatgatgctgttccTCAAGACTCATCATCCAAAGCTGCCGCGCAACAGCCCGTCCCCCAAGAAGCAGTCGCCACGACAGAAGCTGTAGCAGAGAAGACTGACGCTTTACCAACCCCAGTACCAAATGCCGCAATAACTGTTGATGAAATGGACGAGGTTCCAGACCCGGACGAGGACGACTTGGATGATTTAGATG ATATGCTGGAAGAGTTCTCTACCGTCAAGCTAGATCAAACCAAGCCTcctggagctgctgctggctCCAGTAAACCAGAAGCACCCAAGGGCTCTGCTTCCGGCAAACAACCTGAAGTGGAGGATGCGTTCTCAGAAGATGAATTTGCTAAGCAGCTCCAGGCTGGTATGGCCGATCTACTAGGCGAACTTGAACAGTCT CCTGACATGCAAGCACAGTTTGAAGATATCTTCAAGCACATCGCCGCGGCAGAAGGTGCTGGTGATGCGCCACCTCCAAGCACTTCCAAagggccttcttctcaagcaCCACCTGAGGATGCATCGTTCCAAGATACTATCAAGCGAACTATGGAGCGCATGCAAGCTTCGGGAGACCAAGCTaccgctgctgctgcctcGGGATCCGCTGATGATTTCATGTCTGAGATGCTCAAGCAGTTGTCTTCGGGTGACCTTGGTAATCTGGGAGGCGACGGCAGTGAGGAAGAATTCTCCAAAATGCTTATGGGCATGATGGAGCAGCTCACTAACAAGGAAATTCTGTATGAGCCCATGAAGGAACTCGATGAGAAATTCCCTGAATGGCTTATCAAGAATCGTGACTCGACACCGAAGGAGGACTTGAAGCGATACGAGGAGCAACAGTCCATTGTACGAGAGATAGTGGCCAAGTTCGAAGAGAAGACGTACTCGGATTCCAATGCGACGGACCGTGAGTTCATTGTGGATAAGATGCAAAAG ATGCAAGCAGCAGGATCACCCCCTTCCGATCTAGTTGGAGACATGCAGTCGGCACAAGATGCCCTCAATCCAGGAGATGAAGCCTGCAACCCTCAGTAG
- a CDS encoding ubiquitin-conjugating enzyme/RWD-like protein: MALCQNRLQEERKQWRRDHPFGFYAKPQRTKEGVLDVKNWECGIPGKENTIWSGGLFKLTIAFPDEYPTKPPKCKFVPPLFHPNVYPSGTVCLSILNEEEAWKPAITVKQILLGIQDLLNDPNPESPAQAEAYNLFKRDRAEYEKRVRRTVRENPTP; the protein is encoded by the exons ATGGCGCTTTGCCAGAACCGATTACAAGAGGAGAG GAAGCAGTGGCGACGAGACCATCCTTTCGGGTTCTATGCCAAGCCACAGCGTACCAAAGAGGGTGTACTCGATGTCAAAAATTGGGAATGCGGAATCCCTGGCAAAGAGAACACAATTTGGTCTGGTGGACTCTTTAAGCTGACCATTGCTTTCCCTGATG AGTACCCTACAAAGCCCCCCAAGT GCAAATTTGTTCCCCCGCTGTTCCACCCCAATGTGTACCCTTCAGGAACTGTCTGCCTGTCCATCCTCAACGAAGAGGAGGCCTGGAAGCCTGCGATCACCGTCAAACAAATCCTTCTTGGTATCCAGGACCTTCTCAACGATCCTAACCCCGAGTCACCTGCCCAAGCGGAGGCATACAACCTCTTCAAGAGAGATCGTGCCGAGTACGAGAAGCGAGTTCGCCGTACGGTTCGCGAGAACCCCACACCTTGA
- a CDS encoding eukaryotic porin/Tom40, whose product MSVPAFSDIAKPANDLLNKDFYHLSATTFEFKDTAPNGVAFKVTGKSSHEKATSAAIEGKYTDKPTGTTSPSFPSTPSSFSPSPSPPPIPKPHRKQNLPSLSVSRILGPKSGWPVGFATFLQPGYAQLLMFYSRTGLTLTQTWNTANALDTKIEVADSLAKGLKLEGLFNFLPATAAKGAKFNLHFKQPGFHGRAFFDLLKGPVANVDAVVGHEGFLAGASAGYDANKAALTAYSAAVGYAAPQYSAAITASDNLSVFAASYYHKVNSQVEAGAKATWNSKTGNAVGLEVASKYRIDPVSFTKVKINDRGIAALAYNVLLREGVTLGLGGSFDTQKLDQATHKLGASFTFEG is encoded by the exons ATGTCTGTCCCCGCCTTCTCCGACATTGCCAAGCCGGCCAACGAT CTCCTCAACAAGGATTTCTACCATCTCTCTGCCACGACCTTCGAGTTCAAGGACACCGCCCCCAACGGTGTTGCTTTCAAGGTTACCGGCAAGTCGAGCCACGAGAAGGCTACCTCTGCTGCT ATTGAGGGAAAATATACCGACAAGCCTACCGGTACGACATCACCATCTTTTCCTTCAACACCTTCTTCGTTTTCACCATCTCCGTCTCCACCACCCATACCTAAACCCCACCGCAAACAGAATCTCCCCTCTCTCAGCGTCTCGCGAATCCTCGGGCCTAAATCAGGCTGGCCGGTCGGATTTGCGACGTTTCTTCAACCTGGCTATGCTCAGCTGCTAATGTTCTATTCCCGTACAGGCCTGACCCTTACCCAGACCTGGAACACCGCCAATGCTCTCgacaccaagatcgaggtcGCCGACTCCCTCGCCAAGGGCCTCAAGCTTGAGggtctcttcaacttcctccCTGCTACCGCCGCTAAGGGAGCCAAGTTCAACCTCCACTTTAAGCAACCCGGTTTCCACGGCCGTGCCTTCTTCGATCTCCTGAAGGGCCCTGTTGCCAATGTCGACGCCGTTGTCGGCCACGAGGGTTTCCTGGCTGGTGCCTCCGCTGGCTATGATGCTAACAAGGCTGCTCTGACCGCCTACAGCGCTGCTGTTGGCTACGCTGCTCCCCAGTACAGCGCTGCCATCACCGCCTCTGACAACCTCAGCGTCTTCGCTGCCTCTTACTACCACAAGGTCAACTCACAGGTCGAGGCTGGTGCCAAGGCTACCTGGAACTCTAAGACCGGCAACGCTGTCGGCCTTGAGGTTGCCAGCAAGTACCGCATCGACCCTGTCTCTTTCACCAAG gtcaagatcaacgacCGTGGTATTGCTGCCCTTGCCTACAACGTCCTCCTCCGAGAGGGCGTCACCCTGGGTCTAGGTGGCTCCTTCGACACCCAGAAGCTCGACCAAGCTACCCACAAGCTCGGTGCTAGCTTCACCTTCGAGGGCTAA